The Ascaphus truei isolate aAscTru1 chromosome 14, aAscTru1.hap1, whole genome shotgun sequence genome segment GGGGTTACAGACAGCAATTGCCCAGCAGATGGGCGATTAATAAAAACCCCTaacttctgggggggggggggggggggggaagagacggctgctggggtgggggggagaaacggctgctggggtgggggggagagacggatgctggggtggggggggagagacggatgctggggtgggggggagagacggatgctggggtgggggggggggagagacggatgctggggtgggggggggggagagacggatgCTGGGGTGGGGAGAAACATGCTGGGATGGGAGAgatggatgctggggggggggggggaagagacggctgctggggggaggggagagacggctgctggagggggaggggagagacggctgctgggagggggaagaaagaTACTTTTCCCACAGCGGCACTTACCAACCgtcgtggccaagcactgccacctactgcacgtattccctcacctgctgtctctgtaaatctcccatcatTCCACTTACGATTATAAACtcagggatttcctttcataGTCTGATTTTATGTCAGTTACAACTCAATGTATTGTCTATTGAAAAGTAATGGGCACATTGGAGGTACTTAAGTACCTAAATAAGATGTATACAAATGTCTGTCTAGAGAtgtgacctccagaactagaCAGACCAGCAGAAGAGGTCTGACCAGGGAGTATCTCATCACCAACATTTCTATGCCCTGGTGGGGATGTGACCTCCTAACCTGAACGCAGGACTTTACATGAGGACAGGCTAACCTTTTTGTGTCCGCATGGGAGGTGTAATATGGAGAACTGTACAGAGGTTTTGATGACATCTCCTTGCAATGCATACCTCTCGCTGCCCTGCGCCTTATCTACTGCCTAGTAACCGCGGTGCTCCACTCTACCCCTGACTGGTTTCACCTTTGAACTCCATGTTGTCCAGATTCCTGACAGCTTCCAAAGCATCATCTGCCCGCTCCATGTGGACAAAGGCATAGTCCTTGACGATGTCACACTCCATGACGTGGCCGTACTCCTCAAACTTGGCTCTCAGATCCTGGTTGGTGCAGCCGCTGCTGAGGTTGCCCACGTGCAGCTTTGTAGGGGCCTTGGACTTTCCCTTGCTGGTTTCCACATTGATGGCAACCCCATGCAGCTTGTAGTGATGTAGGTTGCGTACAGCCTCATCCGCCGACTTCCTTTCCTCCATGTGGACAAAGCCATAGTTCTTGATGATGTCGCACTCGGACACACGACCAAACTGCTCAAATAGGGACTTGAGCTCCACCTGGGTCGCCTCAGGGGGCAGGTTACCTACGAACAGCTTCACCATGTTTGCAGGAGCTGAGAAAAAAGAAGGAGATAGGTTTTACAAGCGCTCAAtgtattttggttttattttcacAAGGTCCAACACTTGCAGTAAAGTGTGCACATGGCAACCTGCGCTGTCTATTTTTACTTGCCCACTTACCAGGAAGCACAGAGATGTTTTCAATGCAGACAAATATTTATTAGTGAAGCAGTCTGATCCAGAGCTTCTGAGATGCAATGAATATGCAATGTGATCTTACAGAAGTTTCAACTGTCCCCAGGTGACACTAAATGATCTAGCAGCAGAGATACTCCTAAGGCTAAGGACccgctgcacgcgtccgcacggctgccttgcttgccggcggcacgtgcaattcactgcaccgcgatGCAATTCACTGCATCTGCGGTGAATTTTTCCCGGCgcggggggcatggccaaaacgggtggggggcgcggccatgacgtgagggggcgggactgccccacagcgcagcactgcagcccccctccacaCCCTTCACCCCATGGCACCCTCGGCCCCAtgggcaccctcacacacacaggcacctcacacacacacgcacacgcacacgcacactcacacgcacacgcacactgacacacacacgtgaCGCGACACTCGCCGaaatcacaagctccttgtagctcaggctggctgatgcgtcacagcacgcagtcagccacgccggaaggagccagcggggaacTCAAGATcagaggcaagcagctggtggtccgcggccgcagcgggaccaaagcctaacacTGGGGACAGCACGGCTAAAGAAACTCACTCTGAAATTAGAACGTATAAAAACCTTGCTTTTATCAAACGTCCCCCATCTAATATCCCCCGCACAGAGAGCAATCTACCACTGAGAGCATAACATCAGGTGGTTTTTATTATAAGTACCCGCTTTTCAATTGCAGTTTAATTTAATTGTAGAGTAGCTATTGCAAGTTAATTGATCCATCAGCTCAAATGTATATACAGTGACCCCATAGAGATACAAGATTCTGACTCCTGAAGCCGACCCAGGCAAAACACGTAGAGCGACATCTGAGCAGCGGCTATGTCAGCGAGACAGAGACGTGACCTGAAGTCGCGGGACCCAGAGGAGCCGCAGACAGCAACTCGGCTCTCACAGAGACCGCCAGGACTAGAGCCTCGAACGGCGGCGCTGACCGCGGGACTCCGGTCTCCTTCGTTCATTTATAATTGTATATGTGCATCATCGATGTGCAAAACATGAGCACACATTTTTAGGTCTATATAGAATgttctagaccaggggtgtgaAAGATAAAATTCCGGGGTATAGCATGAGGCCTGTGCAACTATCaaatcccccctctcactcaattcctcacttttaaagatttacacttctgcccctccttaggcTGCGACCCCGCTGCgcgcggccgcgggccaccagctcctttcctccagtctgaaggtccccgctggctcctacAGACAtggctgttcatggtcccaaggctcaacaaagtacccGGACGTTcctcttctcttaccgtgcaccacaaaactggaacaacctaacagagactctcacatccaccaccagtttaagttctttcaaatctaaggctgtctcacattttaatctggtctgtaactgtttcattcgcccataatatatattatctctaacagtGCATAGCTgagacccggtgttgcccgggatgtaatgttcctgctctcctctctctctctccctgtctcccccctctctccctgtctcccccctctctcttctcctgtctaccccctctctcttcccgtctcccccctctctgtttgtcccccgttcccatcaatccagctccccccccctttacaggtccggtccctcccccccccattttacGAGTCCGGTCCCCCGACCCCTttccagctccgttcccccctcctttacagcttcatgtgttgtggtgtgtgtcccttccgccccccctctgctttttcctctgccctgtcgcgaaggggggtgggtggtggttGTTGATACCTGCTCGCGCTCCCGGCCTGGCCGCTGGTCCGGCCGGGGGGGTCGATACCTGCTGGCACCGCCGCgggtgggggtggtggttgtGGTGACAGCTGCTGGCGCTACACGTCTTCCCGgccgcggggggtgggggggtgagggagtggcctatgggtggtgagagtcccccgctgtgtcccaggcgctcgctccgctcctacgccgactgtagcggcgccggggctggtgtgtgtgtggcccgtcactccgcctcaggccaatgagaggtgtgcgggggcggccgggccaagggagcaatctcattggcctgagggacacaggccatgcagacatacagtgctttcagaaatatatagtagataccctgctcatttatgtaactatttgtaaccatgtattatttgtcttaactctgtgcccaggacatacttgaaaacgagaggtaactctcaatgtattacttcctggtaaaatattttataaataaattgcagacgcacttaccagaacgccctcctactgtctctgtatgctcctcctaccaattagattgtaagctctttggagcagggattccttttcctaaacgttacttttatgtctgattaattatttggtatttatatgattgtcacgtatattactgctgtgaagcgccaagtacattaatggcgctatataaataaaggcatacatactatccttaccatgtctccggcgtcaaatgacgcagcgtcaAGGTAACGCCAGAGACATGGTAAAGAAGATgggggtgcgagcagggagggaagcacagCGGGGAAAGATTGCCCACCCGTTCTAAACCATCAACACTATTTTCTGTCATTTTCTTTACCCCAAGAACCACTAGATCTACCGACATCTAACTACCCCTTATCCCTAATAGCCTGTTAGCGTATATTTcgtcctgtacacacacacagggctagaCAAATCCATTCGCCTACACACCACTCGCGAGATCATTTGGATatgctagagcagcggtgcgcaaactttttgagctacggcccccttcctgggagccgcagcattcgtgccccccccccctacaatgTCTCcttgtcaaatgacgtcacgggtcATGTGATTTGGTCATGGTCAGGTCATTTGctgcgtgttgccatggcgacgcatcccCGAAGACCCAGCTGGCAgcaggtgagttacagaggcctcacctggcatttaattgaaatgccgtggggaagagaggggcctctgtaaccgcccgccccccagtttgcacaccgctgtgcTAGAGTGCTTTCTTTGGGCTTGTGtttgtgacacacgcacacacacgcacgcacacgcgcgcgcacacacacacacacacaccactgtctGTTGGAAGAACACAAGAGATTTATTTTGAAGATTGTACATTTGTGCCTCTGGGACCTTGTTCAATAACAGCGAGGAAAGTTCTCAAGGGAGGGGCGGCAATGCGTTCAAAATTAACCTGCTGTATTCTTGCATCAGACCCGTGAGTACCCGGGTACATACATGTATAAAACAGAAACAACGCCCACTTCCCTCGATTATTaggaaaatatatacatacatttatttaacacaataCACAAAACATTAAATCTGAATGACGTTTGTCAAAAATCGGCCTCCAGCTCCTTTCATTTACTCAAAACGTTGCTCaggttttattttctgtattttatGATGCTGAATAAATGGATCTTTATATTTTCCTAATTCTGGAGTGAAGCACATTTgttcagttatatatatatatatataaatccggAGAGGTGAACACGGACTGTCCTGGGTGCACCCATTCAACAGCTACAGTCCTATCTGATTATCTACATCTTCAGAAATGCTTTCACCAAATGTAAGTGttgagagaatatatatatacacacacacacacacacacacacacacacacacacacacacacacacacacacacacaccgagatttGACAATAACATACAAATATGGCCAAACTGATACAAAAGTTAACAAGGGTCCTGCTCATATGagagaatatatactgtatacacacaaaatacaacttaaaacattattttgtatctgtttgcatTATGTGAAATTAGGGATGTTAAACTTGTTTCAAGGGGGgggttatatacatacacactatgcGTGTATATATAATAGAAGTTACAAATATAATTGATATGCCGTATACAGCCTACGGGTTGGAAGGAGTT includes the following:
- the LOC142465619 gene encoding RNA-binding protein 4B-like isoform X5 yields the protein MVKLFVGNLPPEATQVELKSLFEQFGRVSECDIIKNYGFVHMEERKSADEAVRNLHHYKLHGVAINVETSKGKSKAPTKLHVGNLSSGCTNQDLRAKFEEYGHVMECDIVKDYAFVHMERADDALEAVRNLDNMEFKET
- the LOC142465619 gene encoding RNA-binding protein 4B-like isoform X4, with protein sequence MVKLFVGNLPPEATQVELKSLFEQFGRVSECDIIKNYGFVHMEERKSADEAVRNLHHYKLHGVAINVETSKGKSKAPTKLHVGNLSSGCTNQDLRAKFEEYGHVMECDIVKDYAFVHMERADDALEAVRNLDNMEFKVS
- the LOC142465619 gene encoding RNA-binding protein 4B-like isoform X2 → MVKLFVGNLPPEATQVELKSLFEQFGRVSECDIIKNYGFVHMEERKSADEAVRNLHHYKLHGVAINVETSKGKSKAPTKLHVGNLSSGCTNQDLRAKFEEYGHVMECDIVKDYAFVHMERADDALEAVRNLDNMEFKGKIFSGSRAVSGCVRDKMLPPLLEIARRPTSSFSFLVSGRLRI
- the LOC142465619 gene encoding RNA-binding protein 4B-like isoform X3, whose translation is MVKLFVGNLPPEATQVELKSLFEQFGRVSECDIIKNYGFVHMEERKSADEAVRNLHHYKLHGVAINVETSKGKSKAPTKLHVGNLSSGCTNQDLRAKFEEYGHVMECDIVKDYAFVHMERADDALEAVRNLDNMEFKAVS